The Polycladomyces zharkentensis genome includes a window with the following:
- a CDS encoding TetR/AcrR family transcriptional regulator — protein sequence MTDKTWDEWIEQIAVEYELNLGKQDKETEKQKRILEAAIHTFSEKGFSGASTQEIAKRANVAEATIFKHYRSKKGLLLRLVIPVISKLATPYILRSVLKILEKDAPLYQLLQEVYKDRVHLVERNWKKVKIIVVESLFHPELREALQEHVARTFYQVMSEKVEKWKAEGRVRNDLPTHVVIRSLLSIGVGYILARNIFPDVLARELEEKEIAWMADVLLNGIGGPNEPRRGE from the coding sequence ATGACGGACAAGACGTGGGATGAGTGGATAGAGCAGATCGCTGTGGAATACGAGTTGAACTTGGGAAAACAGGACAAAGAGACGGAAAAACAGAAGCGGATCTTGGAAGCGGCGATTCACACGTTTTCCGAAAAGGGGTTCAGCGGCGCCTCCACACAGGAGATTGCCAAGCGGGCTAATGTCGCCGAGGCGACCATCTTCAAACATTACCGTTCGAAAAAAGGGCTGTTGCTCCGGTTGGTGATTCCCGTCATCTCCAAGCTGGCGACACCGTACATCCTGCGCTCGGTGCTGAAAATCCTGGAGAAAGATGCACCACTGTATCAATTGTTGCAGGAAGTGTACAAAGACCGTGTTCATCTGGTGGAACGCAATTGGAAAAAAGTGAAGATCATCGTCGTGGAAAGCCTGTTTCACCCCGAATTGCGCGAGGCGTTGCAGGAGCATGTCGCCCGGACATTCTACCAGGTGATGTCGGAAAAAGTGGAGAAGTGGAAAGCGGAAGGGCGGGTACGTAACGATTTGCCCACCCATGTGGTGATCCGCAGTCTGCTGTCCATCGGAGTCGGCTACATCCTGGCGCGCAACATCTTTCCCGATGTGTTGGCACGGGAATTGGAAGAAAAGGAGATCGCCTGGATGGCCGATGTGCTCTTGAACGGCATCGGTGGACCCAATGAGCCGCG